One region of Phragmites australis chromosome 18, lpPhrAust1.1, whole genome shotgun sequence genomic DNA includes:
- the LOC133899478 gene encoding E3 ubiquitin-protein ligase ORTHRUS 2-like, whose product MPDLPCDGDGACMACRAAAPLPEVELLRCSTCATPWHSPCLSEPPALADAARWSCPDCSSGGDSSVAPPAAPPGGRNELVAAIRAIEADQTLSDQEKARRRQALLAPAAAADDDDDDTGDDGVLEIVGKKFSCVFCMKLPDRPVTTPCGHNFCLKCFQKWIQNGKRTCGKCRAQIPAKMAEQPRINSALVEAIRMAKISKNANSACSAAPYHYMQNDDRPDKAFTTERAKKSGKANASSGQIFVTIAPDHFGPILAENDPKRNIGVRVGDSWEDRLECRQWGAHFPHVAGIAGQSTYGAQSVALSGGYEDDEDHGEWFIYTGSGGRDLSGNKRTNKEQSSDQKFAKMNAALRISCLRGYPVRVVRSHKEKRSSYAPESGVRYDGIYRIEKCWRKIGIQGKFKVCSDDHGDRPRPLPKINELQGATDITERKGLPSWDYAENEGWKWMVPPPISRKPVLSGDPETGKQIRRVAKRSHISVAERLLKEFGCSICRDVIKEPLTTPCGHNFCKTCLLGAYDSKSSMRERSRGGRTLRAQKIVKKCPSCPTDICDFLENPQVNREMMDLIESLQQKAVEEGDTKMASDGGNDDEECGDGDTEENDGALAKEEDDISLNDEEQDSADDTKTACPNDDSEVNADGSVKIVVEFKEEGNDDKKIKMSATEVVDALVEENAVKQIKSPKEAESKESQQPQKRKGDGEIVANGAKRMKTSAPAEEIAPSCHRTRDSEGNGSPVVSSRHGVTRSCANASEAD is encoded by the exons ATGCCCGACCTCCCGTGCGACGGAGACGGCGCGTGCATGGcgtgccgcgccgccgccccgcTGCCGGAGGTCGAACTCCTCCGCTGCTCCACCTGCGCCACCCCGTGGCACTCCCCGTGCCTCTCCGAACCCCCCGCCCTCGCGGACGCCGCCCGATGGAGCTGCCCCGACTGCTCCTCCGGCGGCGATTCCTCCGTAGCGCCACCCGCTGCCCCACCCGGGGGAAGGAACGAGCTCGTCGCCGCCATACGCGCCATCGAGGCCGACCAGACCCTCTCCGACCAGGAGAAGGCGCGACGCCGCCAGGCGCTcctcgcccccgccgccgcggcggacgacgacgatgacgacacGGGGGACGACGGTGTCCTCGAGATCGTCGGCAAAAAGTTCAGCTGCGTCTTCTGCATGAAGCTGCCCGACCGACCCGTCACC ACACCCTGTGGCCATAACTTCTGCTTGAAATGCTTCCAAAAGTGGATTCAGAATGGAAAAAGGACGTGTGGGAAATGTCGGGCACAGATCCCGGCCAAAATGGCTGAGCAACCAAGAATCAACTCTGCACTAGTTGAAGCTATCCGGATGGCCAAGATTTCTAAGAATGCTAACTCAGCTTGCTCAGCAGCTCCGTATCACTATATGCAGAATGATGATAGACCTGATAAGGCATTTACGACTGAGAGAGCTAAGAAGTCAGGAAAAGCGAATGCTTCGAGCGGCCAGATCTTTGTGACTATTGCACCTGATCATTTTGGCCCCATTCTTGCAGAAAATGACCCCAAAAGAAATATTGGTGTTCGAGTTGGGGATTCATGGGAAGACCGACTTGAGTGCAGACAATGGGGTGCTCATTTTCCTCATGTAGCTGGCATTGCTGGCCAGTCCACCTATGGTGCTCAGTCAGTAGCACTCTCAGGAGggtatgaagatgatgaagaccATGGGGAGTGGTTTATTTATACCGGAAG TGGCGGGAGAGATCTAAGTGGGAACAAGCGGACAAACAAGGAGCAATCCTCTGATCAAAAATTTGCGAAGATGAATGCTGCTTTGCGTATTAGTTGCTTGAGGGGTTATCCTGTCCGTGTTGTGCG GTCCCACAAAGAGAAGCGTTCTTCCTATGCTCCTGAATCTGGTGTGAGGTATGATGGAATATACAGAATTGAGAAATGCTGGAGGAAGATCGGTATTCAG GGAAAGTTCAAGGTCTGCAG TGATGATCATGGTGACCGTCCAAGGCCATTGCCCAAGATAAACGAGCTGCAAGGTGCAACTGATATAACGGAGAGGAAAGGACTTCCTTCATGGGACTATGCT GAGAATGAAGGCTGGAAATGGATGGTGCCTCCTCCAATCAGCAGGAAGCCTGTTCTCTCTGGGGATCCTGAGACTGGCAAGCAAATCCGCAGAGTAGCAAAGCGTTCTCATATATCTGTGGCTGAAAGGCTGCTGAAAG AGTTTGGTTGTTCTATCTGCCGGGATGTGATTAAAGAACCACTTACTACCCCATGTGGTCATAATTTTTGCAAGACTTGTTTGCTTGGGGCATACGATAGCAAATCCTCTATGAGGGAAAGAAGCCGTGGTGGTCGGACCCTAAGGGCACAGAAGATTGTGAAGAAATGCCCTTCCTGCCCGACTGACATCTGTGACTTTCTAGAGAATCCACAG GTCAACCGAGAAATGATGGACCTGATCGAATCCTTGCAACAGAAGGCTGTTGAAGAAGGTGACACCAAGATGGCTTCGGATGGTGGTAATGATGATGAGGAATGTGGTGATGGGGACACGGAGGAGAATGATGGTGCTTTGGCGAAGGAAGAGGATGATATCAGCTTAAATGACGAAGAGCAAGATAGTGCTGATGATACGAAGACTGCGTGCCCCAATGATGATTCAGAAGTTAATGCTGATGGTTCTGTCAAAATTGTGGTCGAATTCAAGGAGGAAGGAAACGATGATAAGAAGATCAAGATGAGTGCAACGGAAGTGGTGGATGCACTAGTTGAAGAAAACGCTGTGAAACAAATCAAGAGTCCCAAGGAGGCTGAAAGCAAAGAAAGCCAGCAGCCTCAGAAGCGCAAGGGCGATGGCGAGATTGTCGCAAATGGTGCTAAAAGGATGAAGACCAGTGCTCCTGCGGAAGAGATTGCACCCTCCTGTCACCGGACCAGGGACAGTGAAGGCAATGGTAGTCCTGTTGTGAGCAGCCGTCATGGGGTAACTCGGAGCTGTGCGAATGCTTCTGAAGCTGATTAA